One Chroicocephalus ridibundus chromosome 10, bChrRid1.1, whole genome shotgun sequence DNA window includes the following coding sequences:
- the KLF15 gene encoding Krueppel-like factor 15 isoform X2, producing MLGNSGSHLNFHRLVYAVGISVRDRPGMVDHLLPTDESFSSTRSSLGYFGDMTAGVRSYQMLPSPLSEDDSDSSSFCSCSSPDSQVLSSSYGSTSSAEGQDSILDYLLSQASLGNTAASWWDKRRLQPIVKEEYFRLPEFAVDMEDSGPFQPTLEEIEEFLEENMELELKERPKSETKDLRACSQVSVASLQQKDHMLPSASLKESKNEQLSSSTEGGQGSNGGMSLENGIPVMLQIQPVQIKQESNTSPSSQGPAQENIKIAQLLVNIQGQTFALVPQIVQSSNLNLSSKFVRIAPVPIAAKPIGPGGMIQGQTGIIMGQKFQKNPAAELIKMHKCSFPGCTKMYTKSSHLKAHLRRHTGEKPFACTWPGCGWRFSRSDELSRHRRSHSGVKPYQCPVCEKKFARSDHLSKHVKVHRFPRSNRSVRSVN from the exons ATGCTCGGCAATAGCG GCTCTCACCTGAACTTTCACCGCCTGGTATATGCTGTTGGGATATCCGTAAGAGATCGCCCAGGAATGGTGGATCACTTGCTGCCTACTGATGAATCCTTTTCATCTACAAGATCTTCTCTTGGATACTTTGGGGACATGACAGCAGGGGTGAGGTCCTACCAAATGCTGCCCTCACCCCTCTCAGAAGATGACAGCGACTCGTCCAGCTTTTGTTCCTGTTCCAGCCCTGACTCCCAGGTTCTCAGCTCCAGCTATGGAAGCACGTCCAGTGCAGAAGGTCAGGACAGTATCTTAGACTACTTATTGTCCCAGGCATCTTTGGGGAACACCGCTGCATCATGGTGGGACAAAAGGAGACTTCAGCCGATAGTGAAAGAGGAGTACTTTAGGTTGCCTGAATTTGCCGTGGATATGGAAGACTCAGGACCATTTCAGCCCACGCTTGAGGAAATTGAGGAATTTCTGGAGGAGAACATGGAGTTGGAGCTCAAAGAAAGACCTAAAAGCGAGACCAAGGACTTGAGAGCTTGCAGCCAAGTTTCTGTTGCTTCGCTACAGCAAAAAGACCATATGTTACCCAGCGCTAGTTTAAAAGAGAGTAAAAATGAACAGTTGAGCAGTTCGACGGAAGGTGGCCAAGGTTCAAATGGAGGAATGTCCCTGGAGAATGGGATACCAGTTATGCTTCAAATTCAGCCTGTACAGATCAAACAGGAGTCCAACACGAGCCCCAGTTCCCAAGGACCAGCACAAGAGAACATTAAAATTGCACAGCTCCTAGTCAACATCCAAGGACAGACATTTGCCCTTGTGCCTCAGATAGTTCAGTCATCCAATTTGAACTTGTCCTCTAAATTTGTCCGCATTGCTCCCGTCCCCATCGCCGCCAAGCCAATTGGGCCAGGAGGCATGATCCAGGGTCAGACGGGGATCATCATGGGTCAGAAATTTCAAAAGAACCCTGCAGCAGAACTCATTAAAATGCACAAATGTTCTTTTCCTGGTTGTACCAAGATGTACACGAAAAGCAGCCATTTGAAAGCCCACCTGAGGAGGCACACAGGAGAAAAGCCTTTTGCGTGCACGTGGCCGGGTTGCGGATGGAG GTTCTCCAGGTCAGATGAGCTGTCCCGGCACAGGCGCTCCCACTCGGGGGTGAAACCCTATCAGTGTCCTGTCTGCGAGAAGAAGTTTGCTCGAAGTGACCACTTGTCCAAACATGTCAAGGTGCATCGGTTCCCACGAAGCAACCGCTCCGTCCGCTCCGTGAACTGA
- the KLF15 gene encoding Krueppel-like factor 15 isoform X1, which produces MIKPTSDCCCFVFLRSGSHLNFHRLVYAVGISVRDRPGMVDHLLPTDESFSSTRSSLGYFGDMTAGVRSYQMLPSPLSEDDSDSSSFCSCSSPDSQVLSSSYGSTSSAEGQDSILDYLLSQASLGNTAASWWDKRRLQPIVKEEYFRLPEFAVDMEDSGPFQPTLEEIEEFLEENMELELKERPKSETKDLRACSQVSVASLQQKDHMLPSASLKESKNEQLSSSTEGGQGSNGGMSLENGIPVMLQIQPVQIKQESNTSPSSQGPAQENIKIAQLLVNIQGQTFALVPQIVQSSNLNLSSKFVRIAPVPIAAKPIGPGGMIQGQTGIIMGQKFQKNPAAELIKMHKCSFPGCTKMYTKSSHLKAHLRRHTGEKPFACTWPGCGWRFSRSDELSRHRRSHSGVKPYQCPVCEKKFARSDHLSKHVKVHRFPRSNRSVRSVN; this is translated from the exons ATGATTAAACCGACTTCTgactgttgctgttttgttttcttacgCTCAGGCTCTCACCTGAACTTTCACCGCCTGGTATATGCTGTTGGGATATCCGTAAGAGATCGCCCAGGAATGGTGGATCACTTGCTGCCTACTGATGAATCCTTTTCATCTACAAGATCTTCTCTTGGATACTTTGGGGACATGACAGCAGGGGTGAGGTCCTACCAAATGCTGCCCTCACCCCTCTCAGAAGATGACAGCGACTCGTCCAGCTTTTGTTCCTGTTCCAGCCCTGACTCCCAGGTTCTCAGCTCCAGCTATGGAAGCACGTCCAGTGCAGAAGGTCAGGACAGTATCTTAGACTACTTATTGTCCCAGGCATCTTTGGGGAACACCGCTGCATCATGGTGGGACAAAAGGAGACTTCAGCCGATAGTGAAAGAGGAGTACTTTAGGTTGCCTGAATTTGCCGTGGATATGGAAGACTCAGGACCATTTCAGCCCACGCTTGAGGAAATTGAGGAATTTCTGGAGGAGAACATGGAGTTGGAGCTCAAAGAAAGACCTAAAAGCGAGACCAAGGACTTGAGAGCTTGCAGCCAAGTTTCTGTTGCTTCGCTACAGCAAAAAGACCATATGTTACCCAGCGCTAGTTTAAAAGAGAGTAAAAATGAACAGTTGAGCAGTTCGACGGAAGGTGGCCAAGGTTCAAATGGAGGAATGTCCCTGGAGAATGGGATACCAGTTATGCTTCAAATTCAGCCTGTACAGATCAAACAGGAGTCCAACACGAGCCCCAGTTCCCAAGGACCAGCACAAGAGAACATTAAAATTGCACAGCTCCTAGTCAACATCCAAGGACAGACATTTGCCCTTGTGCCTCAGATAGTTCAGTCATCCAATTTGAACTTGTCCTCTAAATTTGTCCGCATTGCTCCCGTCCCCATCGCCGCCAAGCCAATTGGGCCAGGAGGCATGATCCAGGGTCAGACGGGGATCATCATGGGTCAGAAATTTCAAAAGAACCCTGCAGCAGAACTCATTAAAATGCACAAATGTTCTTTTCCTGGTTGTACCAAGATGTACACGAAAAGCAGCCATTTGAAAGCCCACCTGAGGAGGCACACAGGAGAAAAGCCTTTTGCGTGCACGTGGCCGGGTTGCGGATGGAG GTTCTCCAGGTCAGATGAGCTGTCCCGGCACAGGCGCTCCCACTCGGGGGTGAAACCCTATCAGTGTCCTGTCTGCGAGAAGAAGTTTGCTCGAAGTGACCACTTGTCCAAACATGTCAAGGTGCATCGGTTCCCACGAAGCAACCGCTCCGTCCGCTCCGTGAACTGA
- the KLF15 gene encoding Krueppel-like factor 15 isoform X3 codes for MVDHLLPTDESFSSTRSSLGYFGDMTAGVRSYQMLPSPLSEDDSDSSSFCSCSSPDSQVLSSSYGSTSSAEGQDSILDYLLSQASLGNTAASWWDKRRLQPIVKEEYFRLPEFAVDMEDSGPFQPTLEEIEEFLEENMELELKERPKSETKDLRACSQVSVASLQQKDHMLPSASLKESKNEQLSSSTEGGQGSNGGMSLENGIPVMLQIQPVQIKQESNTSPSSQGPAQENIKIAQLLVNIQGQTFALVPQIVQSSNLNLSSKFVRIAPVPIAAKPIGPGGMIQGQTGIIMGQKFQKNPAAELIKMHKCSFPGCTKMYTKSSHLKAHLRRHTGEKPFACTWPGCGWRFSRSDELSRHRRSHSGVKPYQCPVCEKKFARSDHLSKHVKVHRFPRSNRSVRSVN; via the exons ATGGTGGATCACTTGCTGCCTACTGATGAATCCTTTTCATCTACAAGATCTTCTCTTGGATACTTTGGGGACATGACAGCAGGGGTGAGGTCCTACCAAATGCTGCCCTCACCCCTCTCAGAAGATGACAGCGACTCGTCCAGCTTTTGTTCCTGTTCCAGCCCTGACTCCCAGGTTCTCAGCTCCAGCTATGGAAGCACGTCCAGTGCAGAAGGTCAGGACAGTATCTTAGACTACTTATTGTCCCAGGCATCTTTGGGGAACACCGCTGCATCATGGTGGGACAAAAGGAGACTTCAGCCGATAGTGAAAGAGGAGTACTTTAGGTTGCCTGAATTTGCCGTGGATATGGAAGACTCAGGACCATTTCAGCCCACGCTTGAGGAAATTGAGGAATTTCTGGAGGAGAACATGGAGTTGGAGCTCAAAGAAAGACCTAAAAGCGAGACCAAGGACTTGAGAGCTTGCAGCCAAGTTTCTGTTGCTTCGCTACAGCAAAAAGACCATATGTTACCCAGCGCTAGTTTAAAAGAGAGTAAAAATGAACAGTTGAGCAGTTCGACGGAAGGTGGCCAAGGTTCAAATGGAGGAATGTCCCTGGAGAATGGGATACCAGTTATGCTTCAAATTCAGCCTGTACAGATCAAACAGGAGTCCAACACGAGCCCCAGTTCCCAAGGACCAGCACAAGAGAACATTAAAATTGCACAGCTCCTAGTCAACATCCAAGGACAGACATTTGCCCTTGTGCCTCAGATAGTTCAGTCATCCAATTTGAACTTGTCCTCTAAATTTGTCCGCATTGCTCCCGTCCCCATCGCCGCCAAGCCAATTGGGCCAGGAGGCATGATCCAGGGTCAGACGGGGATCATCATGGGTCAGAAATTTCAAAAGAACCCTGCAGCAGAACTCATTAAAATGCACAAATGTTCTTTTCCTGGTTGTACCAAGATGTACACGAAAAGCAGCCATTTGAAAGCCCACCTGAGGAGGCACACAGGAGAAAAGCCTTTTGCGTGCACGTGGCCGGGTTGCGGATGGAG GTTCTCCAGGTCAGATGAGCTGTCCCGGCACAGGCGCTCCCACTCGGGGGTGAAACCCTATCAGTGTCCTGTCTGCGAGAAGAAGTTTGCTCGAAGTGACCACTTGTCCAAACATGTCAAGGTGCATCGGTTCCCACGAAGCAACCGCTCCGTCCGCTCCGTGAACTGA